A window of Pseudomonas alcaliphila JAB1 genomic DNA:
TCGAAGCTCTTCTCCAGTTGCATGCGGAACTCTTCGTGAGCACGCGCGTTGTCGCTCAGTGCATCCAGCGCGCCGAACTTCTTGCCCAGACCTTCGGCTTCGGCGTTCAGACGCTCCAGCAGCACCTGCGCTTCGGCCATGCCCAGGTCCTGGGTCGCCTTGGCTTTGGCGGTGCCAAGTTGCTCTTCACCGCGCGCCTGGGCGCCGAGCTTCTCTTCCAGCACCTTGGCGTCGGCCAGGCCGTCTTTTTCCTTGGCCGCCGCTTGCGCTTCGATGACACGCGCCTGCGCCAACCCCTTCTCCTGCTCGCCCTTGGCTTCGGCGATCAGACGCTCGGCCTGCACGCGAGCCTCGGCCAGACCTTCCTTCTCCTTGGCCGCAGCGGTGACTTCACGCACACGCGCATCGGCCAGGCCAGGTGCGGCGCGCTCGGCTTCGATACCTTCGGCCAGTTTCTTCTTGGCTTCGGCGCTCTTGGCCGCTGCTTCCAGCTCGGCCTGGGCCAGGTTGTTGATTTCCACCGCCTTGTGCTTGGAACGGGTTTCATCGGCTTCGGCCTGCTTGACCTGGCGCACCAGCTCCTGCTCGGCTTCGGCCTGGGCATTGAGCACGGTGACCTGCTTGAGGCGCTCGGCCTCGGAGACTTCACGTACTTCCTTGATGCGCTCTTCTTCCTGGGCCACGGTCTTCTCGACCGCGACGCGCTCGCGGATCACGCCGGCGATGTTCTTGCGCTCTTCTTCCAGCGCCTTTTCCTTCTCGATGCGCTGCAGTTCGACTTCGCGCTCGCGGGCGACCACTTCCAGATCCTTGGCGCGGGTAACTTTCTCCACCTCGATGACCACGGCACGCTGGCGGTTCTGCTGGGCCACTTCCACTTCGCGCTGATGGTTCTCGGCGCGGATATCCAGCTCCTGCTGGGTCTGGATGCGAGCCTGTTCTGCCTTCAGGCGCTCTTCTTCCTTGACCTTGAGAGTCTCGGCTTGCTCACGCGCCTGGATGGTTTCGATTTCGCGCTTCTGGCGTGCTTCGGCATCGGCCTGCTGGCGTTCCAGGGACAGGGTCGCCTCGCGGGTTTCGACGTTCTTCTTCTTGATCGCCAGCTCTTCGTTGCGCTCCAGCTCGTTGGTGATGACGTTCTGCGCAGCGGTCAGCTCGGTGATCTTGCGGATACCTTCGGCGTCGA
This region includes:
- a CDS encoding flotillin family protein — protein: MENVIPFIVGAGLVVLFIIALIALFKAFYIKVPQGTALIVNDMSSTPKVHFTGSLVYPVIHLKEFMKISLITLEVDRRAKDGLICRDNMRADITVAFYLRVNETQEDVLKVAKAIGVERASDRAAVNELFNAKFSEALKTVGKQFDFVQLFENRQEFRDRIVEVIGNDLNGYVLEDVAIDYLEQTAKHSLDPSNILDAEGIRKITELTAAQNVITNELERNEELAIKKKNVETREATLSLERQQADAEARQKREIETIQAREQAETLKVKEEERLKAEQARIQTQQELDIRAENHQREVEVAQQNRQRAVVIEVEKVTRAKDLEVVAREREVELQRIEKEKALEEERKNIAGVIRERVAVEKTVAQEEERIKEVREVSEAERLKQVTVLNAQAEAEQELVRQVKQAEADETRSKHKAVEINNLAQAELEAAAKSAEAKKKLAEGIEAERAAPGLADARVREVTAAAKEKEGLAEARVQAERLIAEAKGEQEKGLAQARVIEAQAAAKEKDGLADAKVLEEKLGAQARGEEQLGTAKAKATQDLGMAEAQVLLERLNAEAEGLGKKFGALDALSDNARAHEEFRMQLEKSFEEAMAAIAANKEIAKDQAEVLATALAKAKIEIVGGEGDFFNSFAKSLSVGKAIEGVVGKSPVVQDVLSRLLAGKAAPAAPVVAPSAGPEQA